CGCTGCCGCCGCTGGCCACGATCTACCTGCAAGCGGAGAAATGACATGATCGAGCGCAATGTGACCACGCCCGCCTGGGGTGCATGGCCGGCGGGCGACGGGCAGGTGCGCTTTGCGCTCTGGGCGCCCGATGCCCACACCGTGGAAGTGATCTTCGACAGCGGCGAGCGTGCCGCGTTGCAGCGGCAGGACGATGGGTTTTTCAGTGGTGTGGTGGCCTGCGCACTGGATGCGCGCTACCGCTACCGCGTGGATGGCCAGACGCCGGTGCCGGACCCGGCCTCGCGCTGGCAGCCCGATGGCGTGCACGGCTCCAGTGCGGTGCAGCGCGTTGACGGCTACCACTGGACGCACACGCAGTGGCAGGGCCGGCCGTGGGACGAGGCGGTGATCTACGAACTGCATGTTGGTGCCTGCGGCGGCTACGCCGGTGTGCAGGCGCAGCTGCCGCAGCTGGCGGCAATGGGCATCACCGCGATCGAGTTGATGCCGCTGAGCGCGTTTCCCGGTGCGCACAACTGGGGCTACGACGGCGTGCTGCCGTATGCGCCGGCCGAGGCCTACGGCACGCCGGACGAGCTCAAGGCACTGATCGACGCTGCACACGGCCATGGCCTGATGGTGTTGCTGGATGTGGTCTACAACCACTTCGGCCCGGACGGTAATTACCTGGGCAGTTACGCCTCGGCGTTCTTCAACGAAGACAAGCCCACGCCGTGGGGCGCAGCGATCGACTTCCGCAAGCCGCCGGTGCAGCGCTACTTCCTCGACAACGCGCTGATGTGGCTGCACGAATACGGCTTCGACGGGCTGCGCCTGGATGCGGTGCATGCGATCACGCCCAATGCGTTCCTGGATACCTTGCGCGAGACCATCGAGGCCAGCCTGCCGGCCGGGCGGCACGTGCATCTGGTGCTGGAAAACGAAGCCAACCAGGCCTCGCAACTGGACCGTGGCTACACCGCGCAATGGGACGACGATTTCCACAATGCGCTGCACGTGCTGCTGACCGGCGAGGAAGAGGGCTATTACGCCGCGTTTGCCGACCAGCCCACCCAGCATCTGGCGCGCGTGCTTGGCGAAGGCTTCGCCTATCAGGGCCAGCCCGATCCGCGCGGGCATGTGCGGGGCGAGCCGAGCGGGGCGCTGCCGCCGCATAAGTTCGTGATCTTCGCGCAGAACCACGACCAGATCGGCAACCGCGCCTGCGGTGAGCGGCTGAGCGTGTTGGTGTCGCCGCAACGGTTGCGTGCGGCGCTGGCGCTGACCGCATTGACGCCGATGATCCCGCTGTTCTTCATGGGCGAGCCGTGGGGCGCAACGCAGCCGTTCCTGTTCTTCACCGACTTCGGCCCGCCGCTCGACGATGCGGTGCGCGAAGGCCGCCGCCGCGAGTTTGCGCACTTTGCCGCATTCGCCGACCCGGCCAAGCGCGAAACCATTCCCGACCCCAACAGCCATGCCACCTTTGCTGCCTCGCGTGCGCCGATCGAAGACGCCGCGCACGGCGACGGCGCGCAGTGGGCGGCCTGGTTCCAGGCGCTGCTGGGCGTGCGCCGGCAGTGGCTGGTGCCCGGCCTGGCGCAGGCGCGCGCGCTGCGTGCCAGCGTGCTGGCCGACGGTGCAGTCACCGCCACCTGGGAGTTGCCGGGCGGGCTGTGGCATATCGCCTTCAATGTCGGTGCCGAGGCAGTGCCGTTGCCGCCGCTGCGTGGCCGCGTGGCGCATGCCGAGAACGTTACGGCCGATGCGCAGACGCTGCCCACCGACAGCTTCATCGCCTGGTACGAGGAACACGCATGAGTACGCAGGAACTGCATGCCCTGGCCGCCGCGGCCGGGGTGATGGTGGATTGGGTGGACGCCAGCGACCAGCCGCGCCAGGTGGCGCCGGAGTCGATCCATGCCGTGCTCACCGCGCTGGAATTGCCCGCTGCCAACGCCGCGCAGCGCGCCGACAGCCTGCAGCGCATCCGCGCCACTGCCGCCGAGCCGGCGCCGCTGGTGACGGTGAAGGTGGGCGAGCCCTTGCCGTTGCGGGTTGCGCCCAACGCACAGGGCCGCTGGCAGGCCGAAGACGGCAGCAGCGAGGCCGCGCGTGCCGATGCGCAGGGCCGGCTGTTGGCGCCGGCGCGCTTTGGCTACTGGACGCTGGAACTGGGCACCACGGCCCAGCAGGTGGCCGTGGCGCCGCAGCGCTGCTTCAGCGTGGCCGACGCCTGTGGCCAGCCGGCGCCGCGTGCGTGGGGCATGGCGCTGCAGGTGTATTCGGCCCGCAGCGCCGACGATGGCGGCATTGGCGATGCGGCCGGAGCCATGGAGTGGGTGCGGCAGGCCGCCGGCGCCAATGCCGATGCGTTGGCGCTGAGCCCGGTGCATGCCTCGCGCCCGATCACCGGCGGCTACAGCCCGTATTCGCCCAGCGACCGGCGGTTCCTGGACCCCTTGCACGCCGCACCGGTGCGCGTGCTGGGCGATGCCGTGCACACGGCGATTGCTGCCGTGCCCGGCCTGCGCGAGCGCCTGGACGGGCTGCATGGCACCGCATTGATCGACTGGCCGGCCTCGGCCGCTGCCAAGTGGGAACTGCTGCGCCAGCTGTCCACCCAGGTGACGCCAGACCACCCGGAGCTGGCGGCGTTTCGCGCCCAGGGTGGCGCGGCGCTGGAGGCATTTGCGCACTTCGCCGCGCGCGACTTCGGCGATGGCGATGCGCACCTGCATGTGTTCACCCAATGGCTGGCCGCCCGCAGCTGGGCCGACGTGCAACGTGAAGCGCACGAGCGCGGCATGCGGATCGGCCTGATTGCCGATCTGGCGGTGGGCTTTGATCCGAATGGTGCCGAAGCCGCCGCCGCGGCCGACACCGTACTGCGCGGGCTGGTGCTGGGCGCGCCCCCGGACGCCTTCAATGCCGATGGCCAGCACTGGGGCATCGGTGCGTACTCGCCCACCGCGCTGCGCCGTAGCGGATTTGCGCCGTATATCGCGCTGCTGCGTGCGGTGCTGCGCGACCGTGGCGGCATCCGCATCGATCACATCCTGGGCCTGCTGCGGCTGTGGGTGGTGCCCGATGGCGCCAGCTCCGGCGATGGCGCCTACCTGGCGTATCCGCTGCAGGACCTGCTCAATCTGCTCGCGCTGGAATCCTGGCGGCATCGCGCCATCGTGATCGGCGAAGACCTGGGCGTGGTGCCGCCGGGCATCCGCGAAGAGCTCTCGCGCCGCGGCGTGATGGGCATCGACGTGCTGATGTTCACCCGCGACCAGGAGGGTGCCTTCGTGCCGCCGGCGCTGTGGCGTGCGGACGCGGTGGCCACCACCACCACTCACGATCTGCCCACCCTGACCGGCTGGCGCGCCGGCCGCGACATCGACTGGCGCCGCAAGCTCGAGCTGATCCAGCCAGCGCAGGCGCAGGCCGACCACCAGACGCGCACGCGCGACGCTTCGCGTCTGGACGCGGCCGTGGCCGACGCCGGCCTGGGCAGCGATGCGCCGTTGCTGGATGCGTTGCGCTTCACCGCCAGCAGTGTGTCGCCGCTGGCCCTGCTGCCGGTGGAAGACGCGCTGGCGCTGGACGAACAACCCAATCTGCCGGGCACCGTCGAGGTC
The nucleotide sequence above comes from Xanthomonas campestris pv. campestris str. ATCC 33913. Encoded proteins:
- the treZ gene encoding malto-oligosyltrehalose trehalohydrolase, with the protein product MIERNVTTPAWGAWPAGDGQVRFALWAPDAHTVEVIFDSGERAALQRQDDGFFSGVVACALDARYRYRVDGQTPVPDPASRWQPDGVHGSSAVQRVDGYHWTHTQWQGRPWDEAVIYELHVGACGGYAGVQAQLPQLAAMGITAIELMPLSAFPGAHNWGYDGVLPYAPAEAYGTPDELKALIDAAHGHGLMVLLDVVYNHFGPDGNYLGSYASAFFNEDKPTPWGAAIDFRKPPVQRYFLDNALMWLHEYGFDGLRLDAVHAITPNAFLDTLRETIEASLPAGRHVHLVLENEANQASQLDRGYTAQWDDDFHNALHVLLTGEEEGYYAAFADQPTQHLARVLGEGFAYQGQPDPRGHVRGEPSGALPPHKFVIFAQNHDQIGNRACGERLSVLVSPQRLRAALALTALTPMIPLFFMGEPWGATQPFLFFTDFGPPLDDAVREGRRREFAHFAAFADPAKRETIPDPNSHATFAASRAPIEDAAHGDGAQWAAWFQALLGVRRQWLVPGLAQARALRASVLADGAVTATWELPGGLWHIAFNVGAEAVPLPPLRGRVAHAENVTADAQTLPTDSFIAWYEEHA
- a CDS encoding 4-alpha-glucanotransferase; this translates as MSTQELHALAAAAGVMVDWVDASDQPRQVAPESIHAVLTALELPAANAAQRADSLQRIRATAAEPAPLVTVKVGEPLPLRVAPNAQGRWQAEDGSSEAARADAQGRLLAPARFGYWTLELGTTAQQVAVAPQRCFSVADACGQPAPRAWGMALQVYSARSADDGGIGDAAGAMEWVRQAAGANADALALSPVHASRPITGGYSPYSPSDRRFLDPLHAAPVRVLGDAVHTAIAAVPGLRERLDGLHGTALIDWPASAAAKWELLRQLSTQVTPDHPELAAFRAQGGAALEAFAHFAARDFGDGDAHLHVFTQWLAARSWADVQREAHERGMRIGLIADLAVGFDPNGAEAAAAADTVLRGLVLGAPPDAFNADGQHWGIGAYSPTALRRSGFAPYIALLRAVLRDRGGIRIDHILGLLRLWVVPDGASSGDGAYLAYPLQDLLNLLALESWRHRAIVIGEDLGVVPPGIREELSRRGVMGIDVLMFTRDQEGAFVPPALWRADAVATTTTHDLPTLTGWRAGRDIDWRRKLELIQPAQAQADHQTRTRDASRLDAAVADAGLGSDAPLLDALRFTASSVSPLALLPVEDALALDEQPNLPGTVEVHPNWRRRLPDPLPQAQLTAALQGFAEARRVSAVSEPHP